One window from the genome of Hyperolius riggenbachi isolate aHypRig1 chromosome 6, aHypRig1.pri, whole genome shotgun sequence encodes:
- the MAGOH gene encoding protein mago nashi homolog: MGSDFYLRYYVGHKGKFGHEFLEFEFRPDGKLRYANNSNYKNDVMIRKEAYVHKSVMEELKRIIDDSEITKEDDALWPPPDRVGRQELEIVIGDEHISFTTSKIGSLIDVNQSKDPEGLRVFYYLVQDLKCLVFSLIGLHFKIKPI, from the exons ATGGGCAGCGACTTCTATCTGCGCTACTACGTGGGGCACAAGGGGAAGTTCGGGCACGAGTTCCTGGAGTTTGAGTTCCGGCCGGACG GTAAACTTCGATATGCCAACAACAGTAACTACAAGAATGATGTTATGATCAGAAAAGAG GCTTACGTACACAAGAGTGTGATGGAAGAACTGAAGCGAATCATAGATGACAGTGAAATTACGAAAGAAGATGACGCTCTTTGGCCGCCACCCGACAGAGTCGGCAGACAG GAGCTGGAGATTGTGATCGGAGATGAACACATTTCCTTTACGACTTCTAAAATCGGTTCTCTTATCGATGTGAATCAGTCAAA GGACCCCGAGGGACTCCGAGTTTTCTACTATCTCGTCCAGGACCTGAAGTGTCTCGTCTTCAGCTTGATAGGACTTCACTTCAAAATCAAACCCATTTAG